A region of Lichenibacterium dinghuense DNA encodes the following proteins:
- a CDS encoding formate--tetrahydrofolate ligase: MTTDAAIARAAVLKPIEEIAARAGLDPAALYRYGPFKAKVALGAAARGAERRGKLVLVTAISPTPAGEGKTTTTIGLGDALNLSGRRTVICLREPSLGPCFGMKGGANGGGRAQVVPQDEINLHLTGDFHAITAATNLLAAMIDNHVYWGNALGIDPSRVTWRRALDVNDRALRDIVVGLGNNGAVRQDGFDLTVASETMAAFCLATSVADLEARLGRMVIGQTFAREDLLAGAVKATGAMTALLRDAFAPNLVQTIDGSPALVHGGPFANIAHGCNSVVATDLGLRLADYVVTEAGFGADLGAEKFFDIKCRQAGLEPAAAVVVATVRALKMHGGVAKADLGRPDPEAVRRGSANLRRHVENVQKFGVPVVVAVNHFTADTEAELAEVFGCCASLGVGAQLCRHWAEGAPGALGLAEAVAALAEGGGAAFRPLYPDELPLGAKIERIARDIYRADGVALAPKAAKKLARYEAGGYGGLPVCMAKTPYSFSSDPALVGAPDGFTLPVRDVRLSAGAGFVVALCGDIVTLPGLPSRPAAETIGVDREGLIQGLF; encoded by the coding sequence TTGACCACCGACGCCGCCATCGCCCGCGCGGCGGTGCTGAAGCCCATCGAGGAGATCGCCGCCCGCGCGGGCCTCGATCCCGCGGCCCTCTACCGCTACGGCCCGTTCAAGGCCAAGGTCGCCCTCGGCGCCGCGGCGCGCGGCGCGGAGCGGCGCGGCAAGCTGGTGCTGGTCACCGCCATCAGCCCGACCCCGGCCGGCGAGGGCAAGACCACCACCACCATCGGGCTCGGCGACGCGCTGAACCTGTCGGGCCGGCGCACGGTGATCTGCCTGCGCGAGCCCTCGCTCGGCCCCTGCTTCGGCATGAAGGGCGGCGCCAACGGCGGCGGCCGCGCGCAGGTCGTGCCGCAGGACGAGATCAACCTCCACCTCACCGGCGACTTCCACGCCATCACGGCGGCGACGAACCTCCTCGCCGCGATGATCGACAACCACGTCTACTGGGGCAACGCGCTCGGGATCGACCCCTCGCGCGTCACCTGGCGGCGCGCGCTCGACGTCAACGACCGCGCCCTGCGCGACATCGTGGTCGGCCTCGGCAACAACGGCGCCGTGCGGCAGGACGGCTTCGACCTCACCGTCGCCTCCGAGACCATGGCGGCCTTCTGCCTCGCGACCTCGGTCGCGGACCTCGAGGCGCGCCTCGGCCGCATGGTGATCGGCCAGACCTTCGCGCGCGAGGACCTCCTCGCGGGCGCCGTGAAGGCCACCGGCGCCATGACGGCGCTCTTGCGCGACGCCTTCGCGCCCAACCTCGTGCAGACCATCGACGGCTCGCCGGCGCTGGTCCACGGCGGACCCTTCGCCAACATCGCCCACGGCTGCAACTCCGTCGTCGCGACGGACCTCGGCCTGCGCCTCGCCGACTACGTCGTGACGGAGGCCGGCTTCGGCGCCGACCTCGGCGCGGAGAAGTTCTTCGACATCAAGTGTCGCCAGGCCGGGCTCGAACCCGCCGCCGCCGTGGTGGTGGCGACCGTGCGGGCGCTGAAGATGCACGGCGGCGTCGCCAAGGCCGACCTCGGCCGGCCGGACCCGGAGGCCGTCCGGCGCGGCTCCGCCAACCTCCGACGCCACGTCGAGAACGTGCAGAAGTTCGGCGTGCCGGTCGTGGTGGCGGTCAACCACTTCACTGCCGACACGGAGGCCGAGCTTGCCGAGGTGTTCGGATGCTGCGCGTCGCTCGGCGTCGGCGCGCAGCTGTGCCGCCACTGGGCCGAGGGCGCGCCCGGCGCGCTCGGCCTCGCCGAGGCCGTGGCGGCGCTGGCGGAGGGCGGCGGGGCCGCGTTCCGCCCGCTTTACCCGGACGAGCTGCCGCTCGGCGCCAAGATCGAGCGGATCGCCCGCGACATCTACCGCGCCGACGGCGTCGCCCTCGCGCCCAAGGCCGCGAAGAAGCTCGCGCGCTACGAGGCCGGCGGCTACGGCGGCCTGCCGGTCTGCATGGCGAAGACGCCCTACAGCTTCTCGTCCGACCCGGCGCTGGTCGGCGCGCCGGACGGCTTCACCCTGCCGGTGCGCGACGTGCGCCTGTCGGCCGGCGCCGGCTTCGTGGTGGCGCTCTGCGGCGACATCGTCACCCTGCCGGGCCTGCCGAGCCGGCCCGCCGCGGAAACTATCGGCGTCGATCGGGAGGGCCTGATCCAGGGCCTGTTCTGA
- a CDS encoding haloacid dehalogenase type II, with protein sequence MDGVRALVFDVFGTVVDWRSGVAREAAPFLARHGAASADPHSFADAWRAEYQPAMAEVRSGRRPFTRLDVLHRENLAAILPGFGIDPAAVPAAELDELNLAWHRLDPWPDGVPGLTRLKRRFIVAPLSNGNIALMVDVAKRAGLPWDAILGAEVVRAYKPSPESYLRTAEVLALRPEEMCLVAAHNDDLAAARACGYRTAFVPRPAEHGPGQTTDLRPEADWDRIADSFELLADGLGL encoded by the coding sequence ATGGACGGCGTCCGCGCCCTCGTGTTCGACGTCTTCGGCACCGTGGTCGACTGGCGGAGCGGGGTGGCGCGCGAGGCGGCACCCTTCCTGGCCCGCCACGGCGCGGCCTCGGCCGACCCGCACAGCTTCGCGGACGCGTGGCGGGCCGAGTACCAGCCCGCCATGGCGGAGGTGCGCTCCGGCCGCCGGCCCTTCACGCGCCTCGACGTTCTCCACCGCGAGAACCTCGCGGCCATCCTGCCCGGTTTCGGCATCGACCCGGCCGCGGTGCCGGCGGCCGAGCTCGACGAGCTGAACCTCGCCTGGCACAGGCTCGACCCCTGGCCCGACGGCGTGCCGGGCCTCACCCGGCTGAAGCGGCGCTTCATCGTGGCGCCGCTGTCGAACGGCAACATCGCCCTCATGGTCGACGTGGCCAAGCGCGCCGGCCTGCCCTGGGACGCGATCCTCGGGGCCGAGGTGGTGCGCGCCTACAAGCCTTCACCGGAGAGCTACCTGCGCACTGCCGAGGTGCTGGCGCTGCGGCCGGAGGAGATGTGCCTCGTGGCGGCCCACAACGACGACCTCGCGGCGGCCCGCGCCTGCGGGTACCGCACGGCCTTCGTGCCGCGCCCGGCCGAGCACGGGCCGGGCCAAACCACCGACCTCCGCCCCGAGGCGGATTGGGACCGGATCGCGGACAGCTTCGAGCTGCTGGCCGACGGGCTCGGCCTGTAG
- a CDS encoding MFS transporter — protein MQARGTPRLRRIQTISLALLVTAGVVNYVDRATLAVANPLIRQDMGLSLADMGVLLSAFLWAYAFSQLPAGALADRLGARLTLTVGLACWSLGQMLGGIVTSFGEFIGARVVLGIGEAPHFPTCARVSRDWFNIRQRGTATGIWNCASSLGTFVALPLLTFLMVSFGWRAMFVTMGCAGLLLAATVFLVFRNPREVALDEAERAFLSEGDAPDAAARVTWADWRRLFAFRTTWGMIIGYFGCIYMTWLYTAWLPSYLEIERHFTLSKTGIVGSIPFAFGVVGGVIGGRVVDMLIRRGVDPIRSRKIPMATSLVATAGFTAVAALTPSDAVAIACISASLFLVYLCSSSAWAMASVAAPAHCTASIGSMQNFGGYIGGALAPLVTGYIVQGTGHFSVAFLVGAAVALVAAAGYWTLIQEPIPAATAGGRALGGLRAAE, from the coding sequence ATGCAGGCTCGAGGCACGCCGCGGCTCCGGCGCATCCAGACGATCTCGCTGGCCCTCCTGGTCACGGCGGGCGTCGTCAACTACGTCGACCGCGCCACGCTGGCGGTGGCGAACCCGCTGATCCGCCAGGACATGGGCCTCAGCCTCGCCGACATGGGCGTGCTGCTGTCGGCCTTCCTGTGGGCCTACGCCTTCTCGCAGCTCCCGGCGGGCGCCCTGGCGGACCGGCTCGGCGCGCGGCTGACGCTGACGGTCGGCCTCGCCTGCTGGTCGCTCGGCCAGATGCTCGGCGGGATCGTCACCTCCTTCGGCGAGTTCATCGGCGCCCGCGTGGTGCTCGGCATCGGCGAGGCGCCGCACTTCCCGACCTGCGCGCGGGTGTCGCGCGACTGGTTCAACATCCGCCAGCGCGGCACGGCGACGGGCATCTGGAACTGCGCTTCCTCGCTCGGCACCTTCGTGGCGCTGCCGCTGCTCACCTTCCTGATGGTGAGCTTCGGCTGGCGCGCCATGTTCGTCACCATGGGCTGCGCCGGCCTCCTGCTCGCCGCGACGGTCTTCCTGGTGTTCCGCAACCCGCGCGAGGTGGCGCTCGACGAGGCCGAGCGGGCCTTCCTCAGCGAGGGCGACGCGCCGGATGCCGCCGCCCGCGTCACCTGGGCGGACTGGCGCCGGCTGTTCGCCTTCCGCACCACCTGGGGCATGATCATCGGCTATTTCGGCTGCATCTACATGACCTGGCTCTACACCGCCTGGCTGCCGAGCTACCTGGAGATCGAGCGGCACTTCACCCTGTCGAAGACCGGCATCGTCGGCTCCATCCCCTTCGCGTTCGGGGTGGTGGGCGGCGTGATCGGCGGCCGCGTCGTCGACATGCTGATCCGCCGGGGCGTCGATCCCATCCGCTCGCGCAAGATCCCGATGGCGACGTCGCTGGTCGCGACGGCGGGGTTCACGGCGGTCGCGGCGCTGACGCCGAGCGACGCCGTGGCGATCGCCTGCATCTCGGCCTCGCTGTTCCTGGTCTACCTGTGCTCGTCCTCGGCCTGGGCCATGGCGTCGGTCGCGGCGCCGGCCCACTGCACCGCCTCCATCGGCTCCATGCAGAACTTCGGCGGCTACATCGGCGGCGCGCTCGCCCCGCTCGTGACGGGCTACATCGTGCAGGGCACGGGGCACTTCTCCGTCGCCTTCCTGGTCGGCGCCGCGGTCGCGCTGGTGGCGGCGGCCGGCTATTGGACGCTGATCCAGGAGCCCATCCCCGCCGCGACGGCCGGAGGGCGGGCGCTCGGCGGTCTCAGGGCGGCGGAGTGA
- a CDS encoding CidA/LrgA family protein, producing the protein MVLGFAVLLVCQLAGEIASRGLGLPVPGPVLGLVLVVVGFAVWGRGRSDAEVAASPVARVGDGLLGNLGLLFVPAGVGVIQYGGLLRAQASALALALVGSTAITLVVTVLVFVFVSRLMGRRAADEAPGNGGDAA; encoded by the coding sequence ATGGTCCTGGGCTTCGCGGTTCTGCTGGTGTGCCAACTCGCCGGCGAGATCGCCTCGCGCGGCCTCGGACTGCCTGTGCCCGGCCCGGTGCTGGGCCTCGTGCTGGTGGTCGTCGGCTTCGCGGTCTGGGGGCGGGGGCGCAGCGATGCCGAGGTCGCGGCGAGCCCGGTGGCGCGGGTCGGCGACGGGCTGCTGGGGAACCTCGGGCTGCTGTTCGTGCCGGCCGGCGTCGGCGTGATCCAGTACGGCGGGTTGCTGAGGGCGCAGGCCTCGGCGCTGGCCCTGGCGCTCGTCGGCTCCACCGCCATCACGCTGGTCGTCACTGTCCTCGTCTTCGTCTTCGTGTCGCGGCTGATGGGGCGCCGGGCCGCCGACGAGGCGCCGGGCAACGGGGGGGACGCCGCGTGA
- a CDS encoding LrgB family protein: MNTVFGLWIYLSTTPLFWLTVTLLAWLVADGVAKLSGRHPLANAVLIAGAIVGTMLIGSGTSYRTYFDGAQFIHFLLGPATVALGIPLYRNRTLVVRNLVPMMAALFAGALVSIASALGLAAALGAPRDVLASLAPKSVTTPVAMAVSERLGGQPSLTAALVILTGILGAVMVTPLMNALRMTDFAARGFAAGLAAHGIGTARAFTVDTVAGTFAGIALGLNALVTAVLAPVVLGLF, encoded by the coding sequence GTGAACACGGTCTTCGGCCTCTGGATCTACCTGTCGACGACGCCGCTCTTCTGGCTCACCGTCACGCTTCTGGCCTGGCTCGTCGCGGACGGGGTCGCGAAGTTGTCGGGCCGGCACCCGCTCGCCAATGCGGTGCTGATCGCGGGCGCGATCGTGGGCACGATGCTCATCGGCTCGGGCACGAGCTACCGCACCTATTTCGACGGCGCGCAGTTCATCCACTTCCTGCTCGGCCCCGCCACGGTGGCGCTGGGCATCCCGCTCTACCGCAACCGGACGCTGGTGGTCCGCAACCTCGTGCCCATGATGGCGGCGCTGTTCGCGGGCGCGCTGGTGTCGATCGCCTCGGCGCTCGGCCTCGCGGCGGCGCTCGGCGCCCCGCGCGACGTGCTGGCCTCGCTGGCGCCGAAGTCCGTCACCACGCCGGTCGCCATGGCGGTGTCGGAGCGGCTCGGCGGCCAGCCCTCGCTCACGGCCGCGCTCGTGATCCTCACCGGCATCCTCGGCGCCGTGATGGTGACGCCGCTGATGAACGCCCTGCGCATGACGGATTTCGCGGCGCGCGGCTTCGCGGCCGGGCTCGCGGCGCACGGGATCGGCACGGCGCGGGCCTTCACGGTGGACACCGTCGCGGGCACCTTCGCCGGCATCGCGCTCGGACTCAACGCGCTGGTGACGGCCGTGCTGGCGCCGGTGGTGCTCGGGCTGTTCTGA
- a CDS encoding helix-turn-helix domain-containing protein: MEPRQDRKLFLGPRLRRLRRDLGLTQATMAADLGLSASYLNLLERNQRPVTAQVLLRLAEAYELDLRAFAAEAEAGGPASLAEVLADPLFKDLALSKFEVSEFAEASPGVAEAMVRLYRAYADRKRASELGALKGEAVEGVVTTTDWVRDTIGAHRNYFPELDERGEMLSAELGPGSAEEVAAALRSRLLARYGIRVQVLGTEAMGNALRRYDHHRKRLFLSELLGPSGRSFACAYQLALFEGAGPIDDIAARAGPPDAAARSLLRVSLANYLAAAVLMPYGPFLAAVEAAGYDVERVKSRFGVSFEQGCHRLTTLSRPGARGIPFFMLRIDPAGNVSKRFASASFPFARFSGACPRWNIHASFRVPGRIVTQIVETPDGERYFTLARTVRRPGEEAGHEGELAIGLGCELKHAGKLAYARGLDLAAPLVTPIGPACRICERPECPARAAQPVSRTLVVDDFRKTVSPYPFAPG; the protein is encoded by the coding sequence ATGGAACCACGACAGGACCGCAAGCTGTTCCTCGGCCCGCGCCTGCGGCGGCTGCGTCGCGACCTCGGCCTGACCCAGGCCACGATGGCGGCCGACCTCGGCCTGTCGGCGAGCTACCTCAACCTGCTCGAGCGCAACCAGCGCCCCGTGACCGCTCAGGTCCTGCTGAGGCTCGCGGAGGCCTACGAGCTCGACCTGCGCGCCTTCGCGGCCGAGGCCGAGGCGGGCGGGCCGGCGAGCCTCGCCGAGGTGCTGGCCGACCCGCTGTTCAAGGACCTCGCCCTGTCGAAGTTCGAGGTGTCGGAGTTCGCCGAGGCCTCGCCGGGCGTCGCGGAGGCGATGGTGCGGCTCTACCGCGCCTATGCGGACCGCAAGCGGGCGTCCGAGCTGGGGGCGCTGAAGGGCGAGGCCGTCGAGGGCGTCGTCACCACCACCGACTGGGTGCGCGACACGATCGGGGCCCACCGCAACTACTTCCCAGAACTCGACGAGCGCGGCGAGATGCTGAGCGCCGAGCTCGGGCCGGGCTCGGCCGAGGAGGTGGCGGCGGCGCTGCGGTCGCGGCTGCTCGCCCGCTACGGCATCCGCGTGCAGGTTCTCGGCACCGAGGCGATGGGCAACGCGCTGCGCCGCTACGACCACCACCGCAAGCGCCTGTTCCTGTCCGAGCTGCTCGGCCCCTCGGGGCGGAGCTTCGCCTGCGCGTACCAGCTCGCCCTGTTCGAGGGCGCGGGACCGATCGACGACATCGCGGCCCGCGCCGGCCCGCCGGACGCCGCCGCGCGCAGCCTGCTGCGCGTGTCGCTCGCCAACTATCTCGCCGCCGCGGTGCTGATGCCCTACGGGCCCTTCCTGGCCGCCGTCGAGGCCGCGGGCTACGACGTCGAGCGCGTCAAATCCCGCTTCGGCGTGAGCTTCGAGCAGGGCTGCCACCGGCTCACCACGCTGAGCCGGCCGGGCGCGCGCGGCATCCCCTTCTTCATGCTGAGGATCGACCCCGCCGGCAACGTGTCGAAGCGCTTCGCCTCCGCGTCCTTCCCCTTCGCGCGCTTCTCGGGCGCCTGCCCGCGCTGGAACATCCACGCGAGCTTCCGGGTGCCCGGCCGCATCGTCACGCAGATCGTCGAGACGCCGGACGGCGAGCGCTACTTCACACTCGCCCGCACGGTGCGCCGGCCCGGCGAGGAGGCGGGCCACGAGGGCGAGCTCGCGATCGGGCTCGGCTGCGAGCTGAAGCACGCCGGCAAGCTCGCCTATGCCCGGGGCCTCGACCTCGCCGCCCCGCTGGTCACGCCCATCGGCCCCGCCTGCCGCATCTGCGAGCGCCCGGAATGCCCGGCCCGCGCCGCCCAGCCGGTGAGCCGCACGCTGGTGGTGGACGACTTCCGCAAGACGGTGTCGCCCTACCCCTTCGCGCCGGGGTGA